One genomic window of Branchiostoma floridae strain S238N-H82 chromosome 4, Bfl_VNyyK, whole genome shotgun sequence includes the following:
- the LOC118413230 gene encoding low-density lipoprotein receptor-like → MSCVNRFRCDSGYCIPEIWHCDNKVDCADESDEKDCEGDESPYYSAYCFSFEFKCVGSGLCIDGHQRCDDREDCDDGSDEEGCGICNEPDTFTCGNGQCVYESQMCDDVQHCTNGMDEIGCGSSLSYVSSCEAPSFQCTSSSRCIPGSWVCDGFKDCGEDVEDEANCHHMVCDYWRFKCESTGGCAMPSMRCDGQKDCPNGEDEQDCDNYPG, encoded by the exons ATGTCGTGTGTAAATCGCTTCCGCTGCGACAGCGGGTACTGCATCCCAGAGATCTGGCATTGCGACAACAAAGTCGACTGCGCAGACGAATCGGACGAAAAGGACTGCGAGGGCGACGAGAGCCCGTACTATTCGGCTTATTGTTTCTCCTTCGAGTTCAAGTGCGTCGGCTCCGGGCTGTGCATTGACGGCCACCAGCGCTGCGACGACCGGGAAGACTGTGACGACGGCTCGGACGAGGAGGGCTGCGGGATATGCAACGAGCCCGACACCTTCACTTGCGGGAACGGGCAGTGCGTGTACGAGAGTCAGATGTGCGACGACGTGCAGCACTGTACTAACGGGATGGATGAGATCGGGTGCGGGTCCTCGCTGTCGTACGTGTCGTCCTGTGAGGCACCGTCCTTCCAGTGCACCAGTAGCTCCAGGTGCATCCCAGGGAGTTGGGTGTGCGATGGATTCAAGGACTGCGGAGAGGACGTGGAAGACGAAGCGAACTGCC aTCACATGGTATGTGACTACTGGAGGTTTAAGTGTGAGAGTACTGGAGGGTGCGCTATGCCGAGCATGCGCTGTGACGGCCAGAAGGACTGTCCTAACGGCGAGGACGAGCAAGACTGCG atAATTATCCAGGATAA
- the LOC118413682 gene encoding uncharacterized protein LOC118413682, which translates to MERGFVCRVAGLLRGGEDSEGRPALNVVTGVIKGTYKREANEEEPNTRLARTKATKHLKKTISQRPYQSEDTTKELTQKPNTNHEEDNCHLESTLEAIKDHLQPRLDNGDSNPLESVKNTSTCRQSKDQEFKSMQCKVHENIVTCYGRGNQTERRGFRVPETLEVARVTKADFSPDPNRVISIVSVPVDTEKPKNQDTHSSSSHSDQQADQNNMNHVHETMADYYRPNQNDTIQNNGMHHPDLQNNPNAVSGNFNPQPVKREPGRYTPACRFTGQVGQDIPRIAPYSSPEIHNELVVVTPPTSHIHIEQNGVGGHENTQGLVQHYSPHHLISAEHRSPPNHLSKQLPCPNSYTPWESLYTENVHQTPRHFGLKQPRSPVPHRLEGVFPSTSRRYSTNLARRSSLISSGLGSSSLSDMSRMGSSSSIASYASEDSAFYSPTIRGSEGFDFPTANVAMRQDTAWHVTANGTCGSERVAGGEMVDQHGRYPSWNAWTAKGRTQGTSIVPLYYNRNGHYCHYHNGLAALQINTTHSAVVPNPLNHFQQQRPVASNQEVPFVHGYGHSQERPTTAYGDHTGTTITQASSTLTGLAERVNAFTPTEAEANQPPVVQQLPVISEVFTCNFGGSAVMESEQQPNIVSPYIVHFDGAGNAKGTEASTAGNKETGVNASMPFKPPPSYQEALNNIIRQSTISGGDQIGPKDVIPSTQSPLQVQTPQDAQNTRHQLYSSSSDTGATQNKKLTYVQRQRRKPGINLQKSRRRSKEMNSLQKRTRNKSKAPETQLEEGQVEPANTADSTPKEAPNQVHFTQDVGSEASQTQQPKQLQEPPITPDDTSEQTQDIGCQLQSTQQAAPEALKAQETQQPNKTQVHVADSTSEQVQTAMCQSESTQATPEVPQAQQRIEPQGLVNIPHSTVQQVATELSQTQQPNQPKVYLTVPDSIAERAQQFWQRSTRQQVALEAPQKQQQKQLKEPPVIPDTTPNQVPNNSCQLHSTQQVTPETLQTQQPKQAQDFTTIPDSTSEQAQSVLSQVYTKQQVAPEIPQTQQPKEPQALIIPQSTPKQTQNIWCQLHSTQLAASQTRQPKQPQVHVFIPDSVPKEVQHIWCRPHSEQTEASLTRQPNQQHTIASDSIPKQASNALYQLPLTQQVVESSAPPRPQPQEPPVTMPSAMQDENVQLLQQNQKTLQELKKAVASLEATIQQLQGQQQNPAQQELCCSTTQQEPQAPSPAAQSAREPSTQRSLPLAVEDIQTRLEELTRSMTGIQSNITSKSQVQMTHNDPSCHKSPAPPTSCEKQVDFANLVEPCMRTSSPKPATTTLHYPAQNASNPIHKRTASEQTATKEIHCSTAGSGQENRSRQQSTINSGFSNSNTSREVPYPIPSILPCTEYGEHVRIQDAGQAIVEDTLSGRPAENNREGGDGSNDVWRSHKDQIVPNLVICHSLRSTPEIEDQRSQRKDAACSKSQEEGEEQNNNIVNKESEQQQPCSFKAIIKM; encoded by the exons ATGGAAAGAGGCTTCGTGTGCAGAGTTGCGGGGCTTTTGCGGGGAGGGGAGGACAGCGAAGGTAGGCCTGCGTTGAACGTTGTTACAGGAGTTATAAAAGGAACCTACAAAAGGGAGGCTAACGAAGAGGAACCAAACACAAGACTTGCTAGaacaaaagcaacaaaacaCCTTAAGAAAACTATAAGTCAAAGACCCTATCAGTCAGAAGACACCACAAAAGAGCTCACCCAAAAACCGAACACAAACCACGAAGAAGACAATTGCCATTTAGAATCTACCTTGGAGGCTATCAAAGACCACTTGCAACCCCGATTGGACAATGGTGATTCAAACCCCTTAGAATCCGTAAAGAATACATCAACCTGTCGCCAGAGCAAAGACCAAGAGTTTAAATCTATGCAATGTAAGGTTCATGAGAACATTGTTACGTGTTACGGTAGAGGAAATCAGACAGAAAGACGGGGTTTTCGAGTTCCCGAAACATTGGAAGTTGCACGTGTGACCAAGGCTGACTTTTCGCCGGATCCCAACAGAGTGATATCAATCGTTTCAGTGCCTGTAGATACCGAGaaaccaaaaaatcaagatacCCATTCTTCCTCCAGTCATTCCGATCAACAAGCAGATCAAAACAACATGAACCACGTGCACGAAACAATGGCAGACTATTATAGACCGAACCAAAATGATACCATCCAGAATAATGGAATGCACCATCCAGATCTGCAGAACAATCCAAATGCTGTGTCAGGGAATTTCAACCCTCAACCAGTTAAGAGAGAGCCTGGCCGGTACACCCCCGCTTGCCGCTTTACTGGTCAGGTGGGCCAAGATATCCCTAGAATCGCACCTTACTCTTCTCCGGAAATACACAACGAACTAGTGGTGGTGACGCCCCCCACCTCGCATATCCACATCGAACAAAATGGTGTCGGCGGTCACGAAAATACCCAAGGACTTGTCCAACACTATAGCCCACATCATTTGATATCGGCAGAGCATCGTAGTCCACCAAATCACCTATCAAAACAACTGCCATGTCCAAATAGTTACACACCATGGGAGTCACTTTATACAGAGAACGTTCATCAAACTCCACGTCACTTTGGGTTGAAGCAGCCGAGATCGCCTGTACCTCATCGTTTGGAAGGTGTTTTTCCAAGCACCAGCAGGCGTTATTCAACCAACCTAGCCCGACGTAGCAGTCTGATTAGCTCTGGGCTAGGTTCGTCCTCTCTGTCAGACATGTCGCGCATGGGATCTAGCAGCTCCATAGCAAGTTACGCATCGGAAGACTCTGCTTTTTACTCCCCTACCATTCGTGGCTCTGAGGGATTTGACTTTCCCACAGCTAATGTCGCCATGCGACAAGATACGGCATGGCACGTAACAGCAAACGGTACTTGTGGCAGTGAGAGAGTTGCGGGTGGAGAGATGGTAGACCAGCATGGACGATACCCCTCTTGGAATGCTTGGACAGCAAAAGGCCGTACACAAGGCACTAGCATTGTACCACTGTACTACAACAGGAACGGTCACTATTGCCATTACCACAACGGCTTGGCTGCATTGCAAATTAACACAACTCATAGCGCAGTTGTTCCGAACCCCCTTAACCACTTTCAGCAACAACGTCCTGTTGCTAGTAACCAGGAAGTGCCTTTCGTTCACGGCTATGGACACTCACAGGAGCGTCCCACGACTGCTTATGGAGATCACACCGGCACCACTATCACCCAAGCATCGTCTACACTCACGGGGCTTGCCGAGCGGGTAAATGCATTCACACCGACGGAGGCGGAGGCTAATCAACCGCCAGTTGTCCAGCAGCTACCGGTGATCTCGGAGGTCTTCACGTGCAACTTCGGTGGGTCGGCAGTGATGGAGAGTGAACAGCAGCCGAACATAGTGTCTCCTTATATCGTTCACTTCGACGGTGCTGGCAACGCTAAGGGTACAGAAGCATCCACCGCTGGAAACAAGGAAACAGGCGTGAACGCTTCCATGCCATTCAAACCACCCCCATCGTACCAAGAGGCGTTGAATAATATAATTCGCCAAAGTACCATTTCCGGTGGAGACCAGATTGGTCCAAAAGACGTTATACCGTCCACACAATCGCCCCTTCAGGTGCAAACTCCACAGGATGCACAAAATACCCGGCACCAGCTGTATTCATCATCTTCAGACACAGGAGCAACGCAAAATAAAAAGTTGACATACGTCCAAAGGCAAAGGCGGAAGCCTGGCATCAACCTTCAAAAAAGTCGGAGGAGATCGAAGGAGATGAATTCAttacagaaaagaacaagaaataaatcaaaagcGCCAGAGACACAGCTGGAAGAAGGGCAAGTAGAACCTGCGAATACAGCGGATAGCACGCCAAAAGAAGCCCCAAATCAGGTTCATTTTACGCAAGATGTAGGATCGGAAGCGTCGCAAACACAGCAACCAAAACAGCTGCAAGAACCTCCTATCACACCTGATGACACATCAGAACAAACGCAAGACATCGGGTGTCAGCTGCAGTCAACACAACAAGCAGCACCAGAAGCACTAAAGGCACAGGAAACACAGCAACCAAATAAAACACAGGTACATGTCGCTGATAGCACATCAGAACAGGTGCAAACGGCCATGTGTCAGTCAGAATCAACACAAGCTACACCAGAAGTGCCACAAGCACAACAACGAATAGAGCCGCAAGGACTTGTCAACATACCACACTCAACAGTACAACAAGTAGCAACAGAATTATCACAGACACAGCAACCAAATCAGCCCAAAGTATACCTCACCGTACCTGATAGTATAGCAGAGCGAGCGCAACAGTTCTGGCAGCGTTCAACACGGCAACAAGTAGCACTAGAAGCAccacaaaaacagcaacaaaagcaGCTAAAAGAACCTCCTGTCATACCAGACACTACACCAAACCAAGTCCCTAACAACAGTTGTCAGCTGCACTCTACACAGCAAGTAACACCAGAAACATTACAAACACAGCAACCAAAACAGGCGCAAGATTTTACTACCATTCCTGACAGCACATCAGAACAAGCGCAAAGTGTCTTGAGCCAAGtgtacacaaaacaacaagtaGCACCAGAAATACCGCAGACGCAACAACCAAAAGAGCCGCAAGCACTTATTATACCTCAGAGCACACCAAAACAAACCCAAAATATTTGGTGTCAACTGCATTCAACACAACTGGCAGCATCGCAAACACGACAACCAAAACAGCCCCAAGTGCATGTCTTTATACCTGATAGCGTACCAAAGGAAGTCCAGCATATTTGGTGCCGTCCGCATTCAGAACAAACAGAAGCATCATTGACAAGGCAACCAAACCAACAACATACCATCGCATCTGATAGCATACCGAAGCAAGCCTCAAATGCCTTGTATCAACTGCCTCTAACACAACAAGTAGTAGAGTCATCAGCACCACCGAGGCCTCAGCCACAAGAGCCTCCTGTCACCATGCCTAGCGCCATGCAGGATGAAAATGTGCAGCTATTGCAACAAAACCAAAAGACGCTACAGGAGCTAAAGAAAGCAGTGGCTTCTTTGGAGGCAACAATTCAACAACTACAAGGCCAGCAACAGAATCCCGCACAGCAAGAATTGTGCTGCTCGACAACACAGCAGGAGCCACAAGCTCCAAGTCCGGCCGCGCAGTCTGCAAGGGAACCGTCCACACAGAGGTCGTTGCCACTTGCAGTTGAAGACATTCAGACAAGACTCGAGGAGCTGACACGGTCCATGACTGGAATCCAGTCAAACATAACCAGCAAATCCCAGGTGCAAATGACTCATAACGATCCAAGCTGTCACAAAAGTCCAGCCCCACCGACTTCTTGTGAAAAACAAGTAGATTTCGCCAACTTGGTTGAACCGTGCATGAGAACAAGTTCACCAAAACCTGCAACAACTACCTTACACTATCCTGCACAAAATGCATCAAATCCGATTCACAAAAGAACTGCTTCCGAGCAGACAGCAACAAAAGAGATTCATTGTTCCACAGCTGGTTCAGGACAAGAAAATCGGTCAAGACAGCAAAGTACTATTAACAGCGGTTTTTCTAACAGCAATACCAGTCGCGAAGTTCCTTATCCCATTCCATCAATTCTGCCTTGTACAGAATACGGCGAACATGTTCGTATTCAAGATGCTGGCCAAGCGATTGTTGAAGACACCCTCTCTGGGAGACCCGCTGAAAACAACCGCGAAGGAGGAGACGGATCTAACGATGTGTGGAGAAGTCACAAAGACCAGATAGttccaaatttggtgatttGCCATTCATTGCGCTCGACGCCGGAGATTGAAGATCAGCGATCACAGAGGAAAGACGCAGCATGTTCAAAGAGtcaagaagaaggagaagaacaaaataacaatattgTCAATAAGGAATCGGAGCAACAGCAGCCATGTAGTTT CAAAGCCATCATCAAGATGTAG
- the LOC118413225 gene encoding putative mediator of RNA polymerase II transcription subunit 26 isoform X2, with protein MHGCHENVQLAEEGHNGSIVTQQLNKTDLCPQDQESDQTHTGHGQMQKEAEIECQTELESQQENCQQTADNHEYQEQVRLPEVSLEGLMTTQQDHVDQYQQELFQKEVDKEAEMQYQNNSLDEYHSDHHEADNSVYQLPAETHDDQTRMQQPGNMEQSQEQSETQTRQDKEGETQFQKESSEDLQDQQQDNQRQADNHKQHLQPNEGHDGPMVTQHLDYVDQCQQEPLPEHPGQEHLKNERGIEYRNKSLEEIENHRHGNQEETDIQQCHEQLQLQESDNSKTSIQHSGHMERPFQEPCQTQTVSDHVKIDGATQCKKKLLSELEDQQKDSHQAREDTDEFQEQVQMTQECQESTMVAQLPDLEPCETQTGEEHRNKGKTDGQQEDQYHNDEEPRRKRRRLNEDQSKCDPEEISASIRLRRFATMEKQKRASEANHQKGVLKTTKWSIINKPWTTLSKAQHDRLEEVFQVWRNRRVEKTLIFQLSEELNLSERQVKMWFYHRKERDAKSKELLAKKAPDVFRCSTSLFDTGCPLDPMAALRTNPRQLSVEDCALVVQHLQSQLNKIMTSPK; from the exons ATGCATGGCTGTCACGAAAACGTTCAACTGGCAGAGGAGGGTCACAATGGTTCAATAGTCACTCAGCAGTTGAACAAAACAGACCTGTGTCCACAAGATCAAGAATCGGATCAAACGCATACTGGTCATGGGCAAATGCAGAAGGAAGCAGAAATAGAATGTCAAACGGAGCTTGAGAGTCAACAAGAAAACTGCCAGCAAACGGCTGACAATCATGAATATCAGGAACAAGTTCGGCTACCAGAAGTGAGTCTTGAAGGTTTAATGACTACACAACAGGACCATGTGGACCAATATCAGCAAGAACTGTTTCAGAAAGAGGTTGATAAGGAAGCAGAAATGCAGTATCAAAATAATTCGCTAGACGAATATCATAGCGATCATCATGAAGCAGACAACAGTGTATATCAACTGCCGGCAGAAACTCATGATGACCAAACAAGAATGCAACAGCCGGGAAACATGGAACAAAGTCAAGAGCAGAGTGAGACACAAACTAGACAGGATAAGGAGGGAGAAACGCAGTTTCAAAAAGAATCGTCAGAGGATCTGCAGGATCAACAACAAGACAATCAGCGACAGGCGGATAACCATAAACAGCATCTGCAACCAAATGAGGGTCATGATGGTCCAATGGTTACCCAACACTTGGACTATGTAGACCAATGTCAACAGGAACCGTTACCGGAGCATCCGGGACAAGAACATCTTAAAAATGAAAGAGGAATAGAGTATAGAAATAAATCGCTAGAAGAgattgagaatcatagacacgGCAATCAGGAAGAAACAGACATTCAACAATGTCATGAACAACTTCAACTACAAGAGTCTGACAATAGCAAAACGAGCATTCAGCATTCCGGGCACATGGAACGTCCTTTTCAAGAACCGTGTCAAACACAAACTGTATCGGATCATGTAAAGATAGATGGAGCAACGCAGTGTAAGAAGAAGCTACTATCGGAGCTTGAGGATCAACAAAAAGACAGCCATCAAGCCAGGGAAGACACAGATGAATTTCAGGAACAAGTTCAGATGACACAAGAGTGTCAAGAGAGCACAATGGTGGCCCAACTGCCAGACCTAGAACCGTGTGAAACACAAACTGGAGAGGAACACAGAAATAAGGGGAAAACAGATGGGCAACAAGAAGACCAATATCATAATGATGAAGAACCACGACGTAAAAGGAGAAGACTCAACGAAGATCAGTCAAAGTGCGACCCAGAAGAAATCAGTGCATCCATAAGATTACGTCGATTTGCTACGATGGAGAAGCAAAAGAGGGCATCAGAAG CAAATCACCAAAAAGGAGTCCTAAAGACAACCAAGTGGAGCATAATCAACAAACCATGGACTACACTCAGTAAGGCGCAGCACGATCGGCTGGAGGAAGTCTTCCAAGTCTGGAGAAACAGACGGGTGGAGAAGACATTGATCTTCCAACTATCCGAGGAACTGAACCTCTCGGAAAGACAG GTAAAAATGTGGTTTTACCACAGAAAAGAACGGGATGCAAAGTCGAAGGAACTCCTTGCCAAGAAGGCCCCAGACGTGTTCAGATGTTCGACTAGTCTCTTCGACACCGGTTGCCCATTGGACCCCATGGCTGCCCTGAGAACAAATCCGAGACAGCTAAGTGTGGAAGACTGTGCATTAGTTGTGCAACACTTGCAATCGCAGCTTAATAAGATTATGACTAGTCCTAAATGA
- the LOC118413225 gene encoding putative mediator of RNA polymerase II transcription subunit 26 isoform X1 has product MHGCHENVQLAEEGHNGSIVTQQLNKTDLCPQDQESDQTHTGHGQMQKEAEIECQTELESQQENCQQTADNHEYQEQVRLPEVSLEGLMTTQQDHVDQYQQELFQKEVDKEAEMQYQNNSLDEYHSDHHEADNSVYQLPAETHDDQTRMQQPGNMEQSQEQSETQTRQDKEGETQFQKESSEDLQDQQQDNQRQADNHKQHLQPNEGHDGPMVTQHLDYVDQCQQEPLPEHPGQEHLKNERGIEYRNKSLEEIENHRHGNQEETDIQQCHEQLQLQESDNSKTSIQHSGHMERPFQEPCQTQTVSDHVKIDGATQCKKKLLSELEDQQKDSHQAREDTDEFQEQVQMTQECQESTMVAQLPDLEPCETQTGEEHRNKGKTDGQQEDQYHNDEEPRRKRRRLNEDQSKCDPEEISASIRLRRFATMEKQKRASEVDGLKANHQKGVLKTTKWSIINKPWTTLSKAQHDRLEEVFQVWRNRRVEKTLIFQLSEELNLSERQVKMWFYHRKERDAKSKELLAKKAPDVFRCSTSLFDTGCPLDPMAALRTNPRQLSVEDCALVVQHLQSQLNKIMTSPK; this is encoded by the exons ATGCATGGCTGTCACGAAAACGTTCAACTGGCAGAGGAGGGTCACAATGGTTCAATAGTCACTCAGCAGTTGAACAAAACAGACCTGTGTCCACAAGATCAAGAATCGGATCAAACGCATACTGGTCATGGGCAAATGCAGAAGGAAGCAGAAATAGAATGTCAAACGGAGCTTGAGAGTCAACAAGAAAACTGCCAGCAAACGGCTGACAATCATGAATATCAGGAACAAGTTCGGCTACCAGAAGTGAGTCTTGAAGGTTTAATGACTACACAACAGGACCATGTGGACCAATATCAGCAAGAACTGTTTCAGAAAGAGGTTGATAAGGAAGCAGAAATGCAGTATCAAAATAATTCGCTAGACGAATATCATAGCGATCATCATGAAGCAGACAACAGTGTATATCAACTGCCGGCAGAAACTCATGATGACCAAACAAGAATGCAACAGCCGGGAAACATGGAACAAAGTCAAGAGCAGAGTGAGACACAAACTAGACAGGATAAGGAGGGAGAAACGCAGTTTCAAAAAGAATCGTCAGAGGATCTGCAGGATCAACAACAAGACAATCAGCGACAGGCGGATAACCATAAACAGCATCTGCAACCAAATGAGGGTCATGATGGTCCAATGGTTACCCAACACTTGGACTATGTAGACCAATGTCAACAGGAACCGTTACCGGAGCATCCGGGACAAGAACATCTTAAAAATGAAAGAGGAATAGAGTATAGAAATAAATCGCTAGAAGAgattgagaatcatagacacgGCAATCAGGAAGAAACAGACATTCAACAATGTCATGAACAACTTCAACTACAAGAGTCTGACAATAGCAAAACGAGCATTCAGCATTCCGGGCACATGGAACGTCCTTTTCAAGAACCGTGTCAAACACAAACTGTATCGGATCATGTAAAGATAGATGGAGCAACGCAGTGTAAGAAGAAGCTACTATCGGAGCTTGAGGATCAACAAAAAGACAGCCATCAAGCCAGGGAAGACACAGATGAATTTCAGGAACAAGTTCAGATGACACAAGAGTGTCAAGAGAGCACAATGGTGGCCCAACTGCCAGACCTAGAACCGTGTGAAACACAAACTGGAGAGGAACACAGAAATAAGGGGAAAACAGATGGGCAACAAGAAGACCAATATCATAATGATGAAGAACCACGACGTAAAAGGAGAAGACTCAACGAAGATCAGTCAAAGTGCGACCCAGAAGAAATCAGTGCATCCATAAGATTACGTCGATTTGCTACGATGGAGAAGCAAAAGAGGGCATCAGAAG tTGATGGTCTTAAAGCAAATCACCAAAAAGGAGTCCTAAAGACAACCAAGTGGAGCATAATCAACAAACCATGGACTACACTCAGTAAGGCGCAGCACGATCGGCTGGAGGAAGTCTTCCAAGTCTGGAGAAACAGACGGGTGGAGAAGACATTGATCTTCCAACTATCCGAGGAACTGAACCTCTCGGAAAGACAG GTAAAAATGTGGTTTTACCACAGAAAAGAACGGGATGCAAAGTCGAAGGAACTCCTTGCCAAGAAGGCCCCAGACGTGTTCAGATGTTCGACTAGTCTCTTCGACACCGGTTGCCCATTGGACCCCATGGCTGCCCTGAGAACAAATCCGAGACAGCTAAGTGTGGAAGACTGTGCATTAGTTGTGCAACACTTGCAATCGCAGCTTAATAAGATTATGACTAGTCCTAAATGA